A window of Massilia sp. NR 4-1 genomic DNA:
CGATTTCCAGGCCCTCGGGGCCGGACTGCACTGGGGGCGCAACGCCACCGGTACCACCGGTACCACCGGTACCACCTGTGCCGCCTGTGCCGCCTGTGCCGCCTGTGCCGCCAGAATTGGTAGCCTGGCCGCTGCCCAGCGCGCGCCAGTTGCCGGCCTCCCACACGCGTACCTCCAGCGATTGCACCTGGGACTGCAGGGCGATGCCGGGCGCCGTGTCGGCATGGCCGACGCTGGCCTGCCACAGCGCGTCGAGCTGGGCCAGATCGCGCGTGCCGCGCGATTCGCGCCGCGTCAGCACGCCGTCGCGCAGGCGGTATGCCACCACCATCATCTGCGTCGCCGCGTTTTCCGGGGAAGAGGTGCGCACCAGGGTCAGGCCCTCGCTGTCGGCCACCAGGTTTTCCCGCTGCTGCAACAGCTCCTTGCCGGCCAGCTGTTCCAGATCGCTCTCCATCTGGGCGAAGGCCAGCTGCATGCCGCGCGCCTGCTCCATCTGCCCAGTCAGGGTCTGGCGCGAGCGCACGATGCCGTCCAGGCCGCGCCAGCCCAGCACCGCCACGATGGCCAGCACGGCGATCGCCACCAGCAGCTCGACCAGGGTGAAGCCGGAACGGGAAGCGCGGCGCGCCATCAGAGCTCCCTCATCACCAGTTGCACCAGCTTGATGATGCGGCGCTCCGGCTGGCGGATGTCGTACACGCTGACCTCGACCCGGCGCAGCAGCGGATTGGGGCTGACGATCACCTCCTCCACGCAGGTCAGCTGCAGATCGCCCTGCGGGCATTCGAAGCTGGTCTTGCCGACCGCCGGAAAGACCTTGCCCAGCCGGATCTGCACCAGGCGGTTCTCGGCCGACCAGGTGGCCATCATGGCCGAGCGCAGGCCGTCGCTGTTCTGGGTCAGGCTGCCGATGGCGCGCAGCGAGGCGCCCAGCGCGGTGACGACGATGGCCAGCGCCACCAGCACTTCAAGCAGGGTGAAGCCGCGCGCGGCGGACCGGGTGCGGAAGGCGCGCATCTTATTCAACGGTGAAATGGCCGATGCCATCGGCGCGGATGGCGACACTGGCGTCGCCATTGACGAAGGTCAGCACGAAGGGTTTGTCCACCGGTTCGCGGCCGAAAACGACGCGCAGATTAGAGCCGGGCAAATTGGTGGGCGGATCGAGCAGCAGGGTCATGGGACTGAACTTGAACTGGCGCTCGCGCAGCATATCGTCCTGGGCCAGCGGCTCCCAGCTGCGCTCATTGCGCACCAGGAAGCGGTAGCTCTCCTGGTTGGCCTCGAAGGCGATGGGACGGTTGCGCACGATGGCTTCGTCGCGCGCCAGCTGCAGCAACAGGGCCACGCGCTGCGCCTCCTGCTCCATGTTCTGGCGCAGGCTGGGCGCCGCGTTCAGCGACACCAGACCGAGCGTGATGCCGAGGATGACCATCACCACCAGCAGCTCGATCAGGGTAAAGCCTCGCTGGCGGTTCGCCATGGCCGTCGGGGATCAGTTGTCCCAGGAGCCGATGTCGGCGTCTTCGCCGGCACCGCCAGGCTGGCCGTCGGCGCCCAGCGAGAACACATCGATCTCGCCTTTCACGCCAGGGGACAGGAACTGGTAGGGATTGCCCCAAGGGTCTTTCGGCATTTTTTCCAGATAGCCGCCGGCTTTCCAGCCATTCGCGGCCGGGCCGGCAGTAGGCTTGGTGAGCAGGGCCTGCAAGCCTTGCTCGGTGGTCGGATAGCGGCTGTTATCCAGCTTGTAGAGCTTGAGCGACTGCATGATGGTGGCGATATCGACCTTGGCCGCGGCCACTTTCGACTCGCTGGTGCGGCTCAGCAGCTTGGGCACGACCAGAGCGGCCAGCACGCCCATGATGACGACAACCACCATGATTTCGATCAGGGTGAAGCCGCGCGCGCGGCGGACGGTACGGTGCTTCAGGTTTTTCATAAGATACGGTTCGGGTTGATAATCGGAACAGATTGACAGGTCCACAAGTATAAGACGGAATCGCCGCGCCGCCTATGGCAAAACATGCGGACCTGCGCTCCGGCCGCCAGCGGCAGCCGGATGAACCTTAATCGCGCTGGCGGGCGCCGGCCGAAATACGCTGCAAAGCCGCCTCGTTGCCGCTCGCCGCGATATTGCTGGACACCGCTTCCAGTGCCTTCAACTGCGGCGCCGCCGCCACAAAAGGCTGGATGCCCAGGGCCTGATCCACCTCCTGCGGGTAAATCAGATAGCCGCGCGTGATGACCGCCGCCACCTTGCGCACATCGCCGATATGCTGGGTCGGGTCGCCGTCGACCAGCACCAGGTCGGCCAGTTTGCCCGGCGTGACGCTGCCGCGTTCATGGCTGGTACGGGTGTAGCGCGCACCGTTTCGGGTAGCGATCTGCAAGGCTTCGGCCGGTTTCAGGCCCGCTTTCACCAGCATTTCCAGCTCGGCCTGCAGGGTGAAGCCGGCCAGTTCGTCGGTGCCGGCCACGATCGGCACGCCGGCGCGGTGCAGGCGGCCGACGAATTCCACCATCTTGGCGTAGGACTTGCGGTAGCGCTGCAGGGTCGCCTCGTCGGCGATCTTCATGGTGCCGACGTGGAAACCGCGCTGCACATCGGGTGGCATATGCTTGGCGATCGGCGCGAACGGCTCGTTCATCTCGCCGTCCTTCTGCTTGAGGAAGGCGAAAGTGGCCAGGGTCGGGTCGATCACGGTCTGCTTTTTCTTCAGCGTGGCGATGAATTTCTGCACGGCGGCCGAATCGAAGTCCAGGCCCGCCACTTTTTCCGACGGCAGGATGAAGCGTTCCAGGGTGCGCGTTTCCGTGGCCGGCGTGACCAGGAAGTTCAGCATCACCTGGTTGATGTGCTGGATCTCGTCATAGCCGGCGTCCAGCGCATCCTGGGCACGCAGGCCGGCCGGGATGTGGCCGGAGACGCGCAGGCCGCGCTGGTGGGCATAGGCCACCGTCTCCTTGAGGATGGCTTTGGGGAAGGAATTGTAGATTTTCAGCTGCGGGTAGCCATGTTCGGTGTACCAGTCGATGGCGTTCTTGGCCTGTTCCAGGTTCTTGATCACGAAGCCGCTATTGGCCGAATACGGGCTTTCCCCTTCCAGGAAACCGGCCGGCACCACCTGCGGCGACAGCAGGCGGCCGGCCGCCGTGCCGTCCAGGATCTGCTGCATCTTGGCGTTGTCGTTGCCCATATCGCGCACCGTGGTCACGCCGGCCGCCAGATTCAGGCCGCCCTCCCAGCGCCCCACGTGGCCGTGCATGTCGAACAGACCGGGTAGCAATACGCGGCCGGCGGCGTCGATCTCGGCCACCGCGCCGCGCACCGGCGAGCCGGCCGGCAGCACGGCGGTGATGCGGCCGCGCAGCACATACACATCGGAGGCCGCGCCCAGCACCGCCTTCTCACTGTCGAAGACGCGCGCATTGCGCACCACGGTCAGGCCCGGCAGCGGATGCTGCAGCTTGGCCGCCAGCTCCACCAGCATCTGGTCCTCGGCCTTCTGCTGACGCTCGGCCAGCAGCTTGCCGCTGGCCTGCCAGCCCTCTTCCACCGCCGTGAAGGCGCCCGGCACCACCACCGCGAACAGGCGCGGCTTGTCGCCCGTTGTGGCCCAGTAGAATTGCGGCGACAGGCCAAGGCCGGTCTGGGCCAGCAGCTGCACGGTCTGGGTCTTGCCATCGGCGCTGGCCACCTGCACCTCGTCCAGCTTGCGCTGGCTCAGCGTGCCCGAAGGCAGCAGCGGCAATTGGCCGCCGGCCGCCGCCAGCGCCGTGATCGAGGCCGACGTCACTTCAAAGCTGGAGTTCAGCGGCACGTAGAGGGCCGCGCCGTCCACGCTCTTGCTGCCCTGCTCCGTGGTCGACTTCCAGCTGGCCTGGCTGCCCTGGCGCGTGAAGCGCTCGTCCACCACCGAACCGAAGGTCGAGCTGCCTTTCACCGCATAGGAGGTCATGGTGCCGTCGGCGGCCAGGCGGAATTCCTCGCTCAGCTCCGGGCCGCGGCCATTGTCCTTGTAGATGAAGCGCACCTTGGTCAGGCCGTCGTCCCCGCGTTCGACCACCTGTTCGCCGGTCTGCTTGCCGTTTTCGGCAAGGATCAGATACTTCGTCGTCTGTGCTGCCTGCGCCTGCGCGCCAAAGGCACTGGCGATCGCCAGCGCCAATACTGCGGGAACTCGCTTCATCGGTCTCGTCTCCTGAGAGGGGTTTAGATTTTTTATGCGTGCTGCGGGCCGCACACCGGACAGTCGGCGTTGCGGGTGATACGGATGCTGGTCCATTCCATGTGCAAGCCGTCCAGCAGCAGCAGGCGGCCGGCCAGCGATTCGCCGATGCCCATCAGCAGCTTCAGCGCCTCGGCGGCCTGCATGGCGCCGACCACGCCCACCAGCGGCGCGAACACGCCCATGGTGGAACAGGCCACGTCCTCGAACGCCTGGTCTTGCGGGAACAGGCAGGAATAGCAGGGCAGCTCGCCGCCGCGCGGGTCGAAGACGCTGATCTGGCCATCGAAGCGGATCACCGCGCCCGAGACCAGGGGCACGCGCTGCGCCACGCAGGCGCGGTTGACGGCATGGCGGGTCTGGAAATTGTCGGTACAGTCGAGCACCACATCGGCCTGCGCCACCAGTTCGCGCAGGCGCGCCTCGTCGGCGCGCTCGCACAGCGCCGTAACGTCGATGGTGGGGTTGATGGCGCCCAGGGTCTGGGCCGCCGACGCGGCCTTGGGCTGGCCCACGCGCTCGGTGGTGTGGGCGATCTGGCGCTGCAGATTGGTGAGGTCGACCGTATCGTGGTCGACCAGGGTCAGGCGGCCGACGCCGGCCGAGGCCAGGTACATGGCGGCCGGGGAACCCAGGCCGCCGGCGCCGATCACCAGTACCCTGGCCGCCAGCAGCTTTTGCTGGCCCTCGATGCCGATTTCATCGAGCAGGATATGGCGCGAGTAGCGCAGCAGCTGGGTGTCATCCATTGCTTATTTCTTTGCCGCTTTCTCTTCCGGTTTGGCGGCGGCAGCCACGGCAGCGTCCGCCTTGGCCAGCTTGACCGGCAGGCCTTTCAGGTGGTTCAAGGCCTGGGCCAGCGGGAAGTCTTCCTTGCTGCCGAATTCGATCGGCTTGTGCTTCTTGGCCAGGGCCAGGATGCGCTGCTCTTCCTCCAGCTCATCGACGCGGCCGTTGCGGCTCTTCACTTCTTCCTCGCCATTGCCGTTGGCCAGATGCTTTTCCAGGTCGGCTTCGCGCAGGCGCAGGCTGTCCAGGCCTTCGCCATCGGCCGTATCGTCGATCGCCATGTCCGGCACGATGCCCTTGGCCTGGATGGCGCGGCCGTTCGGCGTGTAGTAGCGCGCGGTGGTCAGCTTGACGGCGGTGTCGGCGGTCAGCTGGCGCAGGGTCTGCACCGAGCCCTTGCCGAAGGTCTGGCTGCCCATGATGGTGGCGCGCTTGTAGTCCTGCAGGGCGCCAGCCACGATCTCGGAGGCCGACGCCGAGCCGGAATTGACCAGCACCACCAGCGGCACCGATTTCAGCGCGGCCGGCACTTTTTGCAGCGGGTCGCCAGGGTGGCGGCCGGCATAGAATTCAGGGCGGGCGTACAGGGTCTGCTTGGAGTCGAGCAGCTGGCCATTGGTGGACACCACCACCACGTCCTTGGGCAGGAAAGCGGCCGAGACGCCGATCGCGCCCGGCACCACGCCGCCCGGATCGTTGCGCAGGTCCAGCACCATGCCCTTGATGTTCGGGTTCTGGGCGTACAGGGCGGTGACTTTCTTCGCCATGTCTTCCACCGTCGGCTCCTGGAACTGGGAGATGCGCAGCCAGGCGTAATCCGGCTCCACCATCTTCGCCTTCACGCTCTGCACGCGGATTTCCTCGCGCACCACGGGCACCACCACCGGCTTGTCCTCGCCCTTGCGCGACAGGGTCAGCACCAGCTTGGTGTGCGGCTCGCCGCGCATTTTCTTGATCGCCTCGTCCAGCGACAGGCCCTTCATGGGCGCGTTGTCGATGCGGGTGATCAGGTCGCCGGCCTTGATGCCGGCCTTGAAGGCGGGCGAATCCTCGATCGGCGAGACAACCTTGACGTAGCCGTCTTCCATGCCCACCTCGATGCCGATGCCGACAAACTTGCCCTGCACCGACTCGCGCATTTCCTTGAAAGCTTTCTTGTCCAGGTAGACCGAATGCGGGTCGAGCGAGGACACCATGCCGGCGATCGCTTCCTGCACCAGCTTCTTGTCGTCCACGTCCTCCACGTAGTCGGACTTGATCAGGCCGAAGACGTCGGACAGCTGGCGCAGCTCTTCGAGCGGCAAGGGCGTGCCAGATTTCTGCGCAATCGCGGAAAACTGCATAGAAGCGGCCACGCCGGCCACCATACCGAGGCCGATCAGGCCCATGCTTTTGAACTTGTTGCCCATTATGCTTTCCGCGCCTTTAGAATTTCACCCACCCGGCGGGGTCGAATGCCCGGCCCTGATGCCTTAGCTCAAAGTATAAACCGGTTTCCTCGTTGCCACCGGTGTTTCCCACGGCGGCGATCGGATCGCCGGCCCTGACCACGTCGCCCGGACGTTTCAGCAGGCTCTCGTTAAAGCCATATACGCTCATATACTGGCCGCCGTGGTCGATCACGATCAGGTTGCCGAAGCCGCGCAGCCAGTTGGCGAAGACCACGCGGCCACCGGCCACGGCATGCACTTCCGCCCCTTCGCCGGAGCGGATGAAGACCCCCTTCCAGCTCGGACCATCGCCGCGCCGCGCACCGAAGCGCGCCGCCAGCTTGCCCGCCACCGGCGGCCGCATCTGGCCTTTGAGGGCGGCGAAAGCGCCGTCCGGCGCGGCCGGGGCCAGCGCGATCTCGGACGGACGGGCGGCCGGCTGCGGCGCCGGTTCCGGCGTGCGCGCCGCCACTTTCGGCTCGTCGGCGTCGATCGGGTCGGGTTTGAACGGTTTTTCGGCCGGTTTCGGCTCCACCGGCCGGGGCTCGGACGGCTTGGCGCCCGGCTTGCGGTTTTGCTGGGCCAGGCGCTCGCGCTCTTCCTTGGCGGCCTTGGCGCGGGCCAGGGCCAGCGCCTTCGCTTCGGCGTCCGACTTGGCCTTGGCGGCGCGCGCGGCGGCCAATTGCTCCTGGCGCTTCTTCTCGGCGGCGGCGGCGCGCGCCTGCTCTTCGATCAGTTTGTTCAGGCGTTCGATCAGGCCGGACATGCGCTGCTCGTCGCGTTCCAGATCACCCGCTTCCTTGCGCTGGGCCACCAGCTTTTTCGACAGCTGGGACAAGAGGCCGGCGCGGCGCGCCTTTTCCTGTTCCAGCACGCTTTTCTGCTGGCGCTCTTCCTGCGCGATTTCTTCCAGCTCATCCTTGGCGTTCTGCGCCTCGGCCTGATTGCTTTCCACGGCCTTCAGGTTGGCGCGCAGCGATTCCAGCAGGCGCGCCTGGGCCTGCGATACATAGGCCATCAATTGCAGTTCGCGGTTGATGCGGTTCGGGTTGTCGCCCGACAGCAGCAGCTTGATGCGGTCTTCATTGCCCGCCACGTATTGCTCGCGCAGCAGCTTGGCCAGCTGCTGCTTCTGCTGCGCCGTCACGCTCTGCAGGCGCGCATGCTCGGCGCCCAGTTGCTGCAGGCGGGCATTGGTCTCGCCCTGCTCGGTGGCCAGCTCGCGCAGCGAGCGGTTGGCGTTGGAGATCGCCTCCTCCGATTCGGCCAGGGTGTCGGCCGCGTCGTCCTTGGCGCTCTCGGTCTTGCTGATGTCGCGCTTGAGCGCCGTCAGCTTCTGCTGCAGCGCGTTGCGTTCGGTTTCGGCGGCCTGCTTTTGCTTGCTGCGCTCCGTGGGACGGGGCGCGGCGCCGGCCGGCCCGGCCGCCAGTCCCGCCAACAAGGCGGCCAGCAGCAGGGACAGCCCGCGCCGCGCGCCGGCGCGGCGGGTGAAGAACTGCATCATCGGGTCTTACTTCGCCTTGCCCTGGTTGGCCACGGCGGCTTGCGCGGCGGCGATGGCGGCGGGGTCGCCCAGGTAGTAGTGGCGGATCGGCTTCAGCTCGGCGTCCAGCTCATACACCAGGGGCTGGCCGTTGGGGATGTTCAGGCCGACGATTTCCTCGTCGCTGATCCCGTCCAGCATCTTGATCAGGGCGCGCAGGCTGTTGCCGTGGGCCGAGATGATGATCTGCTTGCCGGCGCGGATGGCCGGGGCGATCTCGTCGTCCCAGGCCGGCATCACGCGCGCCACGGTGTCCTTCAGGCATTCGGTCAGCGGGATGCTGTCCTGTGGCAGGCCGGCGTAGCGCGGATCGTTGAAGGAGGCGCGGTCGTCGCCCGCTTCCAGCGCCGGCGGCGGCGTGTCGTAGCTGCGGCGCCAGACCAGCACCTGCGCGTCGCCGTACTTGGCGGCGGTCTCGCCCTTGTCCAGGCCCTGCAGGGCGCCGTAGTGGCGCTCGTTGAGGCGCCAGTCATGCTTGACCGGCAGGTACATCAGGTCCATCTCGTCCAGGGTCAGCCACAGGGTGCGGATGGCGCGCTTGAGTACCGAGGTGTAGGCCAGGTCGAACTTGAAGCCGGCTTCCTTCAGCACCTGGCCGGCGATCTTGGCTTCGCCCACGCCTTTTTCGGTCAGGTCCACATCGGTCCAGCCGGTAAAGCGGTTTTCCAGATTCCAGGTGGATTCGCCATGACGCATGAAAACAATTTTGTACATAGAGCAATCTTTAAAAGTAAGGGAAATGGGTGGAAAGTGCTAGGCGATGCGGCTTGAGCCCGGCTTCAAGCTTCTATTTTATAATGCGCGGATTCAGTTCAACCATTGGAAAACCGTGAAATTCATTCTTGACCATATTTTTCTGATCGCCATCGTCGTGTTGTCGGGCGGCGCCCTGCTCGCTCCGCTGCTCACCCAGCGCGGGAAAAAAGCCACGCCGCTGGAGGTGACGCAGTTGATAAACCGCGGTAAAGCCACCATTGTGGATGTACGCGACGCGGCAGCCTTTGCCGGCGGCCATCTGCCGGATGCCAAACATATTCCGGTGGCCGAGCTGGCCAAGCGCAGCGGCGAACTGGAAAAGTTCAAGAGCAAGACCATCGTCGTGGTATGCGAAAAAGGCGCGCGCGCCCCGGCCGCCGCCAGCATCCTGGGCAAAGCCGGTTTCGGCGATGTGGTCGCGCTCGAAGGCGGCCAGGCCGCCTGGCAGAGCCAAGGCCTGCCGCTGAAAAAATAAGCACGCTCAAGACAACAAGGAATCCGCCATGACCGCCAATGTCACGATGTACACCACCGCCGTTTGCCCCTACTGCGTGCGCGCCGAGCGCCTGCTGGAAGCCAAGGGCGTGACGCAGATCGACAAGATCCGCGTCGATCTCGACCCGGCCCAGCGCCAGCTGATGATGGAAAAGACCGGCCGCCGCACCGTGCCGCAAATCTATATCGGCGAAACCCATGTGGGCGGTTTCGACGACCTGCACGCGCTGGACCAGGCCGGCGGCCTGACCCCCTTGTTAAATGGCCAATAAGCACCAGATAGCAACGTGGATCAAGCCAACGCCATGCCGCAGGGCGGAAAACGTTGGCAGCCATATTGGTTTTGATACAATTGCCGTCGCGTTTGATTTGGGCTGCCAAGCCTGGCCAAGCACTTAACCATATCCGGGCGTCTAGCCCACTATCACATCGAAAGCGTTTCCATGTCTGACGAAAACCTGCAACCCGTATTCCAAATCCAACGCGTCTACCTGAAAGACATGTCGCTGGAACAGCCGAACTCCCCAGCCATCTTCCTGGAACAGGATGCGCCGACCATCGAAGTGGCACTGGACGTGGGCGCCGAGCCGCTGGCCGAAGGCATCTACGAATCGACCGTGACCATCACCGTGACCGCCAAGGTCAAGGACAAGGTGGCCTTCCTGGTCGAAGGCAAGCAAGCCGGTATCTTCGAAGCGCGCAATATCCCAGCCGAACAGCTGGACCCGCTGCTCGGCATCGGTTGCCCGAACATCGTGTACCCCTACCTGCGCGCCAACATCGCCGATACGATCACCCGCGCCGGCTTCCCGCCTGTGCACCTGGCTGAGATCAACTTCGAAGTGTTCTACCAGCAGCGTCTGCAAGCGATCGCCGAACAGCAAGCCGCTACCGCGGCTGCCGACGGCAGCGCGACCGTACAGTAATCCTGTCGCGTTCCATCCGGCACCGCCAGCCCGTCTGGCGGCGCCGTATTTCAAAGGCCCTCGTGGCCTTTGCTTATTTTTGCGAGAACAATTTGGTAACGACCGTTTCCCGTTTGATATTGGGGGCCGCCTGCCTGCTGGCCAGCGCCGCGAGCAGCGCGCTCGACTTCAAATCGGTGGGCGCAGCGCCCGCCGTGCTGTATGACGCGCCGTCGACCAAGGGCGGCAAACTGTTCGTGGTGCCGCGCGGCGCCCCGCTCGAAGTGGTGCTCACTTACGGCGACTGGGTCAAGGTGCGCGACGCCAGCGGCGACCTGGCCTGGACCGAGGCGCGCGGCCTGAGCGCCAAGCGCACCCTGATGGTGCGCGTGCCGAACGCCAAGGTGCGCGCCGCCGCCGAGGAGGGCGCGGCCATCGTCTTCAGCGCCGACAAGGGCGTGCTGCTGGAGCTGGCGGAAGCGGGCGGCAACGGCTGGCTCAAGGTGCGCCACCGCGACGGCCTGATCGGTTATGTGAAAAGCGGCGAAGTCTGGGGCAATTGAGCATGCAAGCAAGTCAAACTACGGCGCCACGGCGCAAGGTCGCGGTCCTGGGCGCGGGCGCCTGGGGCACGGCGGTGGCGATCGCCGTCGCCGCCCGCCACGATGTGCTGCTGTGGGGCCGCAACGAGGCCGCCATGCAGGCCATGGCCGCCGCGCGCGAAAACGGCGCCTACCTGCCCGGCTTCCCGCTGCCGGACAGCCTGCAGGTGAGCGCCGATTTCGACGCCGCCGTGGCCTATGCCGGCAGCGACGGCCTGCTGATCGCGGCCTGCCCGGTGGCCGGCCTGCGCCCGCTGCTGCAGGTGCTCAAGGGACGCGCCATTCCCAACCTGGTCTGGCTGTGCAAGGGCTTCGAATACGAAACCGGCCTGCTGCCGCACCAGATTTTTGAAGAGATATTGGGCCAGTCGATCGCCGGCGGCGCCCTGTCCGGTCCCTCGTTCGCGCAGGAAGTGGCGCGCGGCCTGCCTTGCGCGCTGACCATTGCCAGCGTTTCGCCCGCCCTGTGCGAGCTGGTGGTGGGCACGGTGCACGGCGGCTCCATGCGCGTGTATTCGAGCGACGACCTGGTGGGCGTTGAAGTGGGCGGCGCGGTCAAGAACGTGCTGGCCATC
This region includes:
- a CDS encoding prepilin-type N-terminal cleavage/methylation domain-containing protein is translated as MARRASRSGFTLVELLVAIAVLAIVAVLGWRGLDGIVRSRQTLTGQMEQARGMQLAFAQMESDLEQLAGKELLQQRENLVADSEGLTLVRTSSPENAATQMMVVAYRLRDGVLTRRESRGTRDLAQLDALWQASVGHADTAPGIALQSQVQSLEVRVWEAGNWRALGSGQATNSGGTGGTGGTGGTGGTGGTGGTGGVAPPVQSGPEGLEIALRLNNLPNTLVKVFLLGAK
- the gspI gene encoding type II secretion system minor pseudopilin GspI — protein: MRAFRTRSAARGFTLLEVLVALAIVVTALGASLRAIGSLTQNSDGLRSAMMATWSAENRLVQIRLGKVFPAVGKTSFECPQGDLQLTCVEEVIVSPNPLLRRVEVSVYDIRQPERRIIKLVQLVMREL
- a CDS encoding GspH/FimT family pseudopilin, which encodes MANRQRGFTLIELLVVMVILGITLGLVSLNAAPSLRQNMEQEAQRVALLLQLARDEAIVRNRPIAFEANQESYRFLVRNERSWEPLAQDDMLRERQFKFSPMTLLLDPPTNLPGSNLRVVFGREPVDKPFVLTFVNGDASVAIRADGIGHFTVE
- the gspG gene encoding type II secretion system major pseudopilin GspG, with the protein product MKNLKHRTVRRARGFTLIEIMVVVVIMGVLAALVVPKLLSRTSESKVAAAKVDIATIMQSLKLYKLDNSRYPTTEQGLQALLTKPTAGPAANGWKAGGYLEKMPKDPWGNPYQFLSPGVKGEIDVFSLGADGQPGGAGEDADIGSWDN
- a CDS encoding amidohydrolase family protein; this encodes MKRVPAVLALAIASAFGAQAQAAQTTKYLILAENGKQTGEQVVERGDDGLTKVRFIYKDNGRGPELSEEFRLAADGTMTSYAVKGSSTFGSVVDERFTRQGSQASWKSTTEQGSKSVDGAALYVPLNSSFEVTSASITALAAAGGQLPLLPSGTLSQRKLDEVQVASADGKTQTVQLLAQTGLGLSPQFYWATTGDKPRLFAVVVPGAFTAVEEGWQASGKLLAERQQKAEDQMLVELAAKLQHPLPGLTVVRNARVFDSEKAVLGAASDVYVLRGRITAVLPAGSPVRGAVAEIDAAGRVLLPGLFDMHGHVGRWEGGLNLAAGVTTVRDMGNDNAKMQQILDGTAAGRLLSPQVVPAGFLEGESPYSANSGFVIKNLEQAKNAIDWYTEHGYPQLKIYNSFPKAILKETVAYAHQRGLRVSGHIPAGLRAQDALDAGYDEIQHINQVMLNFLVTPATETRTLERFILPSEKVAGLDFDSAAVQKFIATLKKKQTVIDPTLATFAFLKQKDGEMNEPFAPIAKHMPPDVQRGFHVGTMKIADEATLQRYRKSYAKMVEFVGRLHRAGVPIVAGTDELAGFTLQAELEMLVKAGLKPAEALQIATRNGARYTRTSHERGSVTPGKLADLVLVDGDPTQHIGDVRKVAAVITRGYLIYPQEVDQALGIQPFVAAAPQLKALEAVSSNIAASGNEAALQRISAGARQRD
- a CDS encoding HesA/MoeB/ThiF family protein, whose product is MDDTQLLRYSRHILLDEIGIEGQQKLLAARVLVIGAGGLGSPAAMYLASAGVGRLTLVDHDTVDLTNLQRQIAHTTERVGQPKAASAAQTLGAINPTIDVTALCERADEARLRELVAQADVVLDCTDNFQTRHAVNRACVAQRVPLVSGAVIRFDGQISVFDPRGGELPCYSCLFPQDQAFEDVACSTMGVFAPLVGVVGAMQAAEALKLLMGIGESLAGRLLLLDGLHMEWTSIRITRNADCPVCGPQHA
- a CDS encoding S41 family peptidase, whose amino-acid sequence is MGNKFKSMGLIGLGMVAGVAASMQFSAIAQKSGTPLPLEELRQLSDVFGLIKSDYVEDVDDKKLVQEAIAGMVSSLDPHSVYLDKKAFKEMRESVQGKFVGIGIEVGMEDGYVKVVSPIEDSPAFKAGIKAGDLITRIDNAPMKGLSLDEAIKKMRGEPHTKLVLTLSRKGEDKPVVVPVVREEIRVQSVKAKMVEPDYAWLRISQFQEPTVEDMAKKVTALYAQNPNIKGMVLDLRNDPGGVVPGAIGVSAAFLPKDVVVVSTNGQLLDSKQTLYARPEFYAGRHPGDPLQKVPAALKSVPLVVLVNSGSASASEIVAGALQDYKRATIMGSQTFGKGSVQTLRQLTADTAVKLTTARYYTPNGRAIQAKGIVPDMAIDDTADGEGLDSLRLREADLEKHLANGNGEEEVKSRNGRVDELEEEQRILALAKKHKPIEFGSKEDFPLAQALNHLKGLPVKLAKADAAVAAAAKPEEKAAKK
- a CDS encoding peptidoglycan DD-metalloendopeptidase family protein, with the protein product MQFFTRRAGARRGLSLLLAALLAGLAAGPAGAAPRPTERSKQKQAAETERNALQQKLTALKRDISKTESAKDDAADTLAESEEAISNANRSLRELATEQGETNARLQQLGAEHARLQSVTAQQKQQLAKLLREQYVAGNEDRIKLLLSGDNPNRINRELQLMAYVSQAQARLLESLRANLKAVESNQAEAQNAKDELEEIAQEERQQKSVLEQEKARRAGLLSQLSKKLVAQRKEAGDLERDEQRMSGLIERLNKLIEEQARAAAAEKKRQEQLAAARAAKAKSDAEAKALALARAKAAKEERERLAQQNRKPGAKPSEPRPVEPKPAEKPFKPDPIDADEPKVAARTPEPAPQPAARPSEIALAPAAPDGAFAALKGQMRPPVAGKLAARFGARRGDGPSWKGVFIRSGEGAEVHAVAGGRVVFANWLRGFGNLIVIDHGGQYMSVYGFNESLLKRPGDVVRAGDPIAAVGNTGGNEETGLYFELRHQGRAFDPAGWVKF
- the gpmA gene encoding 2,3-diphosphoglycerate-dependent phosphoglycerate mutase, encoding MYKIVFMRHGESTWNLENRFTGWTDVDLTEKGVGEAKIAGQVLKEAGFKFDLAYTSVLKRAIRTLWLTLDEMDLMYLPVKHDWRLNERHYGALQGLDKGETAAKYGDAQVLVWRRSYDTPPPALEAGDDRASFNDPRYAGLPQDSIPLTECLKDTVARVMPAWDDEIAPAIRAGKQIIISAHGNSLRALIKMLDGISDEEIVGLNIPNGQPLVYELDAELKPIRHYYLGDPAAIAAAQAAVANQGKAK
- a CDS encoding rhodanese-like domain-containing protein gives rise to the protein MKFILDHIFLIAIVVLSGGALLAPLLTQRGKKATPLEVTQLINRGKATIVDVRDAAAFAGGHLPDAKHIPVAELAKRSGELEKFKSKTIVVVCEKGARAPAAASILGKAGFGDVVALEGGQAAWQSQGLPLKK
- the grxC gene encoding glutaredoxin 3, whose amino-acid sequence is MTANVTMYTTAVCPYCVRAERLLEAKGVTQIDKIRVDLDPAQRQLMMEKTGRRTVPQIYIGETHVGGFDDLHALDQAGGLTPLLNGQ
- the secB gene encoding protein-export chaperone SecB; amino-acid sequence: MSDENLQPVFQIQRVYLKDMSLEQPNSPAIFLEQDAPTIEVALDVGAEPLAEGIYESTVTITVTAKVKDKVAFLVEGKQAGIFEARNIPAEQLDPLLGIGCPNIVYPYLRANIADTITRAGFPPVHLAEINFEVFYQQRLQAIAEQQAATAAADGSATVQ
- a CDS encoding SH3 domain-containing protein, whose amino-acid sequence is MVTTVSRLILGAACLLASAASSALDFKSVGAAPAVLYDAPSTKGGKLFVVPRGAPLEVVLTYGDWVKVRDASGDLAWTEARGLSAKRTLMVRVPNAKVRAAAEEGAAIVFSADKGVLLELAEAGGNGWLKVRHRDGLIGYVKSGEVWGN